In Leifsonia sp. PS1209, the genomic stretch GGACAGGGTGGTGCGCCGTGCGGTAGAACTCGGACACGGAACGGGCGTAGTCCTCGACGCTGCTCTGTTCCGTCACTTCGACGAGGGCGCCGATGAGCGCGTGGAGGTCGTCGTCGTCGCCGTCGTAGTGCTTGTCGACGGCTGCTCCGATCCACGAGAGGTCGCCGCTGGCCACGGCGGTGTACGGCTGGTGCCGTGCGAGTGCGGGGTCGGCGCGGAGTCTGGTGCGCCATTGCTCCACGACGTAGTGCAGTTGCGTCGGCATCGGCTTCTCGATCCAGAGGGTGCCGTCGTTGTCGAAGACCGCGACCCGCTGCTCGACAGGGACCGCCCCCGGTCCTGTCGCGACCGACTCGACGAAGGAGACGATCGCCGCCAGGGTCGGGGTGTCTCGCCAGGACGCTAGGTGCGGTTCAGCCATCGTGAGCCTCCTCGATCGCCGCGGCTCGGATGGAGTCAGCGCAGGTGCTGCAATTTTCCACCACTTTCGCCGAGAGAACGAGTCTGTTGCGAAGCCTTTCCAGTTGCTAGGGTCCAGCCATATCGTTCCGTTATGCGAGGGGGCTCGGATGCCTGAGAAGCCGAACATCATCCTGTTCATGTCTGACGATGTCGGTTGGGGGGATCTGGGCTGCTACGGCGGCGGCGAGAACCGTGGCGCGCCGACGCCCAACCTCGATCGCCTCGCCGCTGAGGGCTTGCAGTTCTTGTCGTTCTACGGGCAGCCGAGCTGCACGCCGGGACGGGCTGCGGCGATCACCGGCCGACTCCCGATCCGCAGCGGCATGACCACTGTCGCTTTCCCCGGCCAGGGCGGCGGACTTCCGGCGGCAGAGTGGACGTTGGCCAGCGTGCTCAAGAAGGCGGACTACGACACCTGCCACATCGGCAAATGGCATCTCGGAGAGGCCGACTACGCCATGCCGACCGCTCACGGGTTCGATCAGATGTTCAACACGACCCTCTACCACCTGAACGCGTACACATACACCGACAAGGCGTACAACCCGGACTTCCCGTTCGACGATCCGGCCACCATGAAGATGTGGGGCAATGTGACCGGCGCTCTGGAAGGCACGACGGGGGAGCAGCCGCACGAGGTGGAGAAGGTCGACTCGTCGAACATCCCGTTCATCGACGAGAAGTCGACGGCTATCGCGCTGGACTACCTCGAGGAACACGCCGCCGGCGAGAACCCGTTCTTCCTGTACCTCAATACCGCCAAGCTGCACCAGCCGAACCTGCCGCATCCGGATTTCGAAGGTTCTTCGCTCGCGAAGTCGAAGTATCTCGACTCCCTCGTCGAACTCGATCACCGGGTCGGGCAGGTCGTCGACAAGGTCCGGGAGCTGGGCATCGCCGAGAACACCCTGATCATCTGGACGACGGACAACGGCGCGTGGCAGGACGTGTATCCCGACTGCGGCTACACGCCGTACCGAGGCACCAAGGGAACCGACTACGAGGGCGGCAGCCGTGTCCCCGCCATCGCGTGGTGGCCGGGGACCATCGAGGCCGGGCGGCGCAATTCCGAGATCGTCGGGTCGCTGGATCTGATGGCGACGTTCGCGAGCATTGCGGGCGTGGACCTTCCGACCGAGGATCGCGACGGCGAACCGACCATTTTCGACAGTTACGACCAGACCGCCCTCCTGAAAGGCGAGGGCCCGTCGACGCGAGATCACTGGTTCTACATGACCGAGACGGAGGCCATCCCGGGCGCCATCCGCCTCGGCAAGTGGAAAGCGATCTGGAACGTCCGCGACGGCTGGCGCGGCCCCGCGTCATACACGGCGATCGTGCCGGAGCTGTTCGACCTGTGGCAGGACCCGCAGGAGCGGTACGACATCTTCATGAACAGTTTCGCCGAGAAGACCTGGCAGCTGCCGCAGATGGCCGACCGGTTGCTCGGAGTGCTTCCCACGTACACGAAGTACCCCAACCGGCCGATCCAGACCGCGGGCATCAGCTATGCGATCTTCGAGACCGACGACGCTCAGGTGCAGGAGCAGATCAAGAAGATGCTTCACGGGCTCTCGTCGTCGAACTGATCGCAGATCGGGCGGGGGCGGCTTTTCCCGCCTCCGCCCGCCAGAATGGTGTGCGATGAGCGCATACTTCGAACGTCTCGACGACAGCCGTTTCCGTCCGCTGCCCGACGCCGGCGGGGCGTGGAACGATGCGGAGATCCACTTCAGTCCGCTCGGCGGCCTGATCGCGCACGCGATGGATGTCCACCGGGCGGCGCACGGTGCGGCCGGGATGTCTCTCGCCCGGCTCAGCTTCGACATCCTGGGGTTTCTCGCCGCCGACGTGTGCGAGATCGCGGTGGAGACGCTGCGTCCGGGGCGGACGATCGAGCTGGTGCAGGCGACCCTCGCCATCGCGGGGAGGGCCGTCGTGCTGGCGCGCGGCTGGTACACGATCGACAGCGACACCCGCGAGGTCGCCGGCGGCGAGTCGGCGACGTTCTCCGTGCCGGAGGAGGGGCACGAGTGGGGGATCGCGGACACTTGGCCCGGTGGCTACGTCGCTTCGCTCGAGATGCGCGCCGAGGAGCCGCCGCGGCCCGGACGGGGGATGGCGTGGCTCCGCACCGATCGGGAGCTCGTGGCCGGGGAGGCCGTCAGCGCGCATGCCGCGTTCATCGCCCTGGTCGACACCGCCAACGGGATCGCCGTTCGCCAGCAGCCCGGCGAGTGGATGTTCCCCAACCTCGACCTCACGATCCACCTGCACACGCAGCCCACCGGACGCTGGGTCGGGCTCGACACGACCGTCACGTTCGGGCCGACCGGGCAGGGGCTGACCAGTTCCGGGCTCCACGACGAACGGGGACCGGTGGGGAGGGCGGAGCAGACGCTGACCGTCCGGCGGCCGGCGGCGCCCGGCTCCCGTTAAGCCCCGCGCCACCTGCCGGTCTCCCGGCCGCCGTACGCTCCTGGGGTGCCGCAGCAGAGTGAGAGCCCCCGCACCATCGCGTCGCAGGACATCGCCGCCGACCTGCGGAGGCGCATCCAGTCGGGGGAGTTCGTGGCGGGGATGCGGTTGCCGAGCGAGGCGTCGCTGGCGGAGGAGTACCGGGTGACCAGGAGCCTCGTGCGCGGGGCGATGGCGAAGCTGGCGCGGCAGTCGCTGGTGCTCGCGCGGCCGAGGGACGGCTGGATGGTGCAGGCTCGGCACCACACCCAGGTGTTCGACAGGATGCTGTCGTTCGCCCAGTGGGCGGAGGCCGGCGGGCGGGTCGCCGGCGGGCTGATCTCGGAACGGGTGCGGCGTGGGGCGGATGCGCGGGAGGCGCAGCAGCTGGGGGTGCGGCCGGGCGAGCGCATCCTGTGCTTCACCAGGGTGCGGACGCTGGACGGGCTGGTGGTGATGGTGGAGCGGTCGGCGTGGGCGCCGTGGGTGGCGGACGTGGTCGACGCGATGCCAGACGACGTGGCGTCGACCACGGCGGCGCTGGCGCTGGAGGGGATCAGGGTGACGTCCGGCAGCCACCGGATCGAGGCGGTCGCCGCGTCCACTCAGGATGCGGCGCTGCTGCGGGTGCGGCGGTCCAGCCCGCTGCTGCAGGTGTCGCGCACGACGGCGACGAGGGATGGCCGGGTCGTGGAGCTCGGGGTCGACCGGTATCTGGCCGGAACGATCGCGTTCGACGTGAACGCGGGGGAGAGCACCCGCGCGGTGGTGTGACAGTCGCATCGCGACGCCGTCCGGCGACGCCGTCCCGCGACGCCCAGTGTGAACACTCGGCGTGCGAATTCGGCCGTGCACGCGCATCCGGGGTCTTCGGTCGCCTGGCGTTCACCGGCGGTTTCCTTCGGTTTGGTCGGCTGTCCGCGGCCTTGAACGAATCAGACACCAGGAGAGCCATGTCCAGCGAGCCGGAAGACTTCATCCCTGACCCGTACGAGCGCGCGGAGACCGTTCCTCCGGAGGTGCTGCGGTCGGGGCTGTCCCGGCGCGGGATGCTCAAGGCGCTCGGGCTGCTCGGCGGCGCCGCGGTACTGGGCGGCACGACCGGTGCGGCGTGGGCAGGACAGGCCGGGCAGGCCGCCGGTGCTGGGCGGCGGGCACCCGCGTACGTGCTGCCCGACGGTTTCGCCGGGGACATCAGCGACCTGAAGCACGTCGTCGTGCTCGTGCAGGAGAACCGTGCATTCGACCACTACTACGGCGCCCTTCCCGGCGTGCGCGGGTTCGAGGACAAGCAGGCGCTGCGGTTCCAGAACGGCACCGACGTGTTCTCGCAGCCGAGCGGGGCGTCGTTCGTGAAGCCGAGCAGGGTCACCACCGTCGCCGGCACCACGACCGGGCTCGACCACTCGTACTCCGGCGGGCTCGGCGCGTGGGCGGGCGGCCGGTACAACAACTGGATCGGGGCCAAAGGGCCGTCCACGATGAACTACGTCACCGGCGAGGAGATCCCGTGGCAGTGGTCTCTCGCCAGCGCGTACACGATCTGCGACGCCTGGCACTGCTCCGTGATGGGACCGACCACCCCGAACCGGCTCTACCACTGGACGGGCACCTCCAACGGCGTCACGGACAACGGAGGGGAGTCCAACGGCACCCGCACCTGGCAGACATACCCGGAGGCGCTGCAGAAGGCGGGCGTCTCGTGGCGCATCTACGTCGACAACAGCAATAACGGCAGCAGCTGGGTCGGCGACTACACCGACAACCCGATCCGCGGGTTCGCGGCGTTCACCACCTCCGGCAGCACGGCGACCGACGCGGCCAACCGGGTGGATGCGGTCAAGAACGCCCCGGGGACCGGCCTCGTCTGGCGGGCGGGGTCGGCGCCGTACGCCCCGACCGGCGCCCCCAACAACGACAGCGACGCCAACCTGAACGCCGTGCTCAAGGACTTCATCGCCGCCTGCCAGCCCGGTGCGGCCCAGCCTTTCCCGCAGGTGTCGTGGGTGGTCGCCCCGTACGGCTGGACCGAGCACCCGTCGGCGAACCCGGAGCACGGCGCGCACTTCAGCAACCGGGTGATCCAGACGCTGCAGAGCAATCCAGAGCTGTGGAAGAGCACCCTGCTGATCATGACGTTCGACGAGAACGACGGATACTACGACCACGTCCTCCCACCGTTCGCCGAGCCGGGCACGCCCGGCGAGTACTCCGGCAGCACGCCCATCGGCTACGGCGCCCGCGTCCCGGCGATCCTGGTGTCGCCGTGGACCCGCGGCGGCTGGGTCAACAGCGAGACGTTCGACCACACCTCGATTCTCCAGTTCCTGGAGACCTGGACCACGGCGCTCGGCACCCCGGCGCTCAGCACCACCATCACGCAGTGGCGGCGCGGGATCAGCGGCGACCTGACGAGTGCGCTGGACTTCGCACATCCGGTGGTGGACATCCCGTCGCTGCCGGACACCGAGGCGCTGGTGCAGATCGCGCGCGCAGGAGGAACGATCAGCACGCAGGTGCCGCCGGCGGACAAGTGGGACGGCGGCGCGCTGCGCCCCCGCCCGCTGTCGTTCCACCCGCACGGCACGTTCGAGGAGGACAGGGAGACCGGCACCGTGACCGCGCGGCTGAGCCTCGTCGGAGGCGCGGCGGGGAAAGCGGTCAGCCTGCAGGCGTTCCCCGACAAGTACCTGCCGTTCAGCAACACGCCGCACACGGTGACGGCAGCGTCGCCCGCGGCGTACAGCTGGGATGCGGCGGCGCACGACGGTCGATACGCGTTCACCGTGTACGGACCGGATGGGTTCGTGCGATCGCACGCGGGCACCGTGCTGCCGGCCGGGCAGGACAACGCCGGCGTGCCCCGGGTGGACGTCGCACTGGTCGCGGGGAGCGAGCCCACCCTGACGATCGCGCTGCACGACGACGGCCTGCAGCCGGTGCACTACACGCTCACCGCCAACGACTTCGCGGGTGGCACGCGCAGCGTGTGGGTGCACCCCGGCGCGACGGAGACGATCACCTGGCCGACCACGGACGGGTACTACGACGTGGTCGTCACGGCGGCGACCGGCACCGGGTGGCAGCACCGGTATGCGGGGCGCGTGGCGCAGCTGACCGCGTGACCTGACCGCCGCACCGCACCGCACCTCGCCGCACCACCACCGCCGATCCCGCCCGACCCGACTCCGGAGAACCCACATGACCGTGCAGAGCGTCATCAACCGCCTCGTCCCGCGCACCGTGGCGCACCGCATCCTGGC encodes the following:
- a CDS encoding arylsulfatase, encoding MPEKPNIILFMSDDVGWGDLGCYGGGENRGAPTPNLDRLAAEGLQFLSFYGQPSCTPGRAAAITGRLPIRSGMTTVAFPGQGGGLPAAEWTLASVLKKADYDTCHIGKWHLGEADYAMPTAHGFDQMFNTTLYHLNAYTYTDKAYNPDFPFDDPATMKMWGNVTGALEGTTGEQPHEVEKVDSSNIPFIDEKSTAIALDYLEEHAAGENPFFLYLNTAKLHQPNLPHPDFEGSSLAKSKYLDSLVELDHRVGQVVDKVRELGIAENTLIIWTTDNGAWQDVYPDCGYTPYRGTKGTDYEGGSRVPAIAWWPGTIEAGRRNSEIVGSLDLMATFASIAGVDLPTEDRDGEPTIFDSYDQTALLKGEGPSTRDHWFYMTETEAIPGAIRLGKWKAIWNVRDGWRGPASYTAIVPELFDLWQDPQERYDIFMNSFAEKTWQLPQMADRLLGVLPTYTKYPNRPIQTAGISYAIFETDDAQVQEQIKKMLHGLSSSN
- a CDS encoding thioesterase family protein, which produces MSAYFERLDDSRFRPLPDAGGAWNDAEIHFSPLGGLIAHAMDVHRAAHGAAGMSLARLSFDILGFLAADVCEIAVETLRPGRTIELVQATLAIAGRAVVLARGWYTIDSDTREVAGGESATFSVPEEGHEWGIADTWPGGYVASLEMRAEEPPRPGRGMAWLRTDRELVAGEAVSAHAAFIALVDTANGIAVRQQPGEWMFPNLDLTIHLHTQPTGRWVGLDTTVTFGPTGQGLTSSGLHDERGPVGRAEQTLTVRRPAAPGSR
- a CDS encoding GntR family transcriptional regulator, with protein sequence MPQQSESPRTIASQDIAADLRRRIQSGEFVAGMRLPSEASLAEEYRVTRSLVRGAMAKLARQSLVLARPRDGWMVQARHHTQVFDRMLSFAQWAEAGGRVAGGLISERVRRGADAREAQQLGVRPGERILCFTRVRTLDGLVVMVERSAWAPWVADVVDAMPDDVASTTAALALEGIRVTSGSHRIEAVAASTQDAALLRVRRSSPLLQVSRTTATRDGRVVELGVDRYLAGTIAFDVNAGESTRAVV
- a CDS encoding alkaline phosphatase family protein, with the translated sequence MSSEPEDFIPDPYERAETVPPEVLRSGLSRRGMLKALGLLGGAAVLGGTTGAAWAGQAGQAAGAGRRAPAYVLPDGFAGDISDLKHVVVLVQENRAFDHYYGALPGVRGFEDKQALRFQNGTDVFSQPSGASFVKPSRVTTVAGTTTGLDHSYSGGLGAWAGGRYNNWIGAKGPSTMNYVTGEEIPWQWSLASAYTICDAWHCSVMGPTTPNRLYHWTGTSNGVTDNGGESNGTRTWQTYPEALQKAGVSWRIYVDNSNNGSSWVGDYTDNPIRGFAAFTTSGSTATDAANRVDAVKNAPGTGLVWRAGSAPYAPTGAPNNDSDANLNAVLKDFIAACQPGAAQPFPQVSWVVAPYGWTEHPSANPEHGAHFSNRVIQTLQSNPELWKSTLLIMTFDENDGYYDHVLPPFAEPGTPGEYSGSTPIGYGARVPAILVSPWTRGGWVNSETFDHTSILQFLETWTTALGTPALSTTITQWRRGISGDLTSALDFAHPVVDIPSLPDTEALVQIARAGGTISTQVPPADKWDGGALRPRPLSFHPHGTFEEDRETGTVTARLSLVGGAAGKAVSLQAFPDKYLPFSNTPHTVTAASPAAYSWDAAAHDGRYAFTVYGPDGFVRSHAGTVLPAGQDNAGVPRVDVALVAGSEPTLTIALHDDGLQPVHYTLTANDFAGGTRSVWVHPGATETITWPTTDGYYDVVVTAATGTGWQHRYAGRVAQLTA